The following coding sequences lie in one Ferviditalea candida genomic window:
- a CDS encoding 2Fe-2S iron-sulfur cluster-binding protein yields the protein MPIITFRRNGFTHVQEVKDNANLVVLAGIKQFPNVKYGCGMGRCTKCVSKIIKGGEHLDPPNWKEQKMLGEKLNLGYRLTCQLFITNDLELEQEN from the coding sequence ATGCCGATCATCACTTTCCGCCGCAACGGTTTCACTCATGTTCAGGAAGTCAAGGATAATGCCAATCTCGTCGTATTAGCTGGAATCAAACAATTTCCGAACGTAAAATATGGCTGCGGCATGGGCCGGTGCACCAAATGTGTCAGCAAAATCATCAAGGGCGGGGAACATCTGGATCCCCCCAATTGGAAGGAACAAAAGATGCTTGGCGAGAAATTGAATTTGGGATATCGTCTGACGTGCCAGCTCTTCATCACCAATGATCTTGAGCTTGAACAAGAAAATTAA